In one window of Posidoniimonas corsicana DNA:
- a CDS encoding DUF1580 domain-containing protein yields the protein MPKEPSRDARWSLEKRVHEEILIALPDVPEWLPSRRGRKVHKSTIYRWVQRGVRGKVLESYEIGGVRYTSVEALQRFMGTGPADPMEHRRSAVLRNALAARGLLGRDANKRQS from the coding sequence ATGCCCAAAGAGCCCTCCAGAGATGCCCGCTGGTCACTTGAAAAAAGGGTTCACGAGGAGATCCTGATTGCCTTACCTGATGTGCCCGAATGGCTCCCCAGCCGGCGGGGACGGAAGGTGCACAAGTCGACGATCTACCGATGGGTGCAGCGCGGCGTCCGTGGAAAAGTACTCGAATCCTATGAGATCGGTGGCGTCCGGTACACTAGCGTCGAAGCGCTGCAGCGGTTCATGGGCACGGGGCCGGCTGACCCTATGGAGCATCGCCGATCGGCTGTGTTGCGCAACGCTCTCGCGGCGCGCGGTCTGCTGGGCAGGGACGCCAACAAAAGGCAGTCCTAG
- a CDS encoding HigA family addiction module antitoxin: MDTFVPAEPIPPGEYLQDELDARGWTHEDLSEVTGITRRQIANIVKGKSGVTPESAKAIAAAFDQEPATWMNFQVAFELANAAVEEREIRKLARLHEMLPIREMRRRNWLPKKCSTEKLEDAVCSFLEIGDLSERPKLCVAARKSDDYTFNNPAQLAWYYRIKKVAPAAPVEGKYSDSNWAPGVEDLLKLAANAEDARRVPRVLADMGIRFVLLQHIQRSKIDGVAMWLDDDSPVVGLSLRYDRLDNFWFSLLHELVHIKHKHASPVDEEIGPKEGLDDIEVTANSEASATLVAPEKLESFIRRCGPGFQMTRVVQFARSQGIHPHIVAGQLRHRDVIKHYQLTKLNEKVASHIKGQALTEGWGDFIALEH, from the coding sequence ATGGATACTTTCGTACCCGCAGAACCAATTCCTCCTGGCGAATACCTACAGGACGAGTTGGACGCTAGAGGCTGGACTCACGAAGACCTTAGCGAGGTTACCGGGATCACTCGCCGGCAGATTGCGAACATCGTAAAGGGCAAGTCTGGCGTTACCCCCGAGTCTGCGAAAGCGATCGCGGCGGCTTTCGACCAAGAGCCAGCAACTTGGATGAACTTTCAAGTCGCATTTGAGTTGGCCAATGCAGCAGTAGAAGAACGTGAGATCAGGAAGTTAGCGCGCCTCCACGAAATGCTACCCATTCGCGAGATGCGACGACGCAATTGGCTGCCAAAGAAGTGCTCGACCGAAAAACTCGAAGACGCCGTATGCTCGTTCTTGGAGATCGGAGATTTAAGCGAGCGGCCCAAGTTGTGCGTTGCTGCGCGAAAGTCCGACGACTACACATTCAATAATCCCGCTCAGCTAGCGTGGTACTACCGTATCAAGAAGGTCGCCCCCGCAGCGCCCGTTGAAGGTAAGTACAGCGACTCCAACTGGGCGCCGGGAGTTGAAGACCTCCTGAAGCTCGCTGCAAATGCCGAAGATGCTAGGCGCGTTCCTAGGGTTCTGGCTGACATGGGTATTAGATTCGTGCTGCTTCAGCATATTCAGCGAAGCAAGATCGATGGAGTCGCCATGTGGCTTGACGACGACTCTCCAGTAGTTGGGTTGTCGCTGCGATACGACCGCCTAGACAACTTCTGGTTCTCGCTGCTGCATGAGCTAGTACACATCAAGCACAAACATGCCAGCCCCGTAGATGAAGAGATCGGCCCCAAGGAGGGCTTGGACGATATTGAAGTAACGGCCAATAGCGAAGCATCTGCCACGCTGGTTGCGCCAGAAAAGCTGGAATCATTCATACGGAGATGCGGACCGGGATTTCAGATGACCCGAGTGGTTCAGTTCGCGAGGTCGCAGGGCATTCACCCACATATCGTGGCAGGGCAGCTTCGGCATCGTGACGTAATTAAGCACTACCAGCTTACGAAGCTGAATGAAAAGGTTGCGTCACATATTAAAGGTCAAGCACTTACTGAGGGCTGGGGAGACTTCATTGCACTGGAGCACTAA
- a CDS encoding IS1 family transposase has translation MRKLSTEKRAMILSALVEGSSINATARMVGASKVTVLRLLADAGTFCEQYHNITVRDLQSKRVQVDEIWSFCGCKDKAVERGAGGLGSVWTWTAIDADSKLCVSFLVGLRDQQDAIAFCKDVAARLANRVQLTSDGLNAYLTAVDLAFGGNIDYARLVKMYGQTPDGEKRYSPAECIGCRREVAAGQPDPEHISTSYVERQNLTMRMSIRRFTRLTNAFSKKIENHAHAVALHFFHYNFIRKHQTLKTTPAVAAGIANKALTVLDLVKMIEEEESKVGGRLTDYLPAASKGSDSK, from the coding sequence ATGAGAAAGTTAAGCACTGAAAAGCGAGCCATGATCCTCTCCGCCCTGGTCGAGGGGAGTTCCATCAACGCCACGGCCCGCATGGTCGGTGCGTCGAAGGTGACGGTGCTCCGGCTGCTGGCCGACGCGGGCACGTTCTGCGAGCAGTACCACAACATCACCGTCCGGGATCTGCAATCGAAACGGGTTCAGGTGGACGAGATTTGGTCGTTCTGCGGCTGCAAGGACAAGGCGGTCGAGCGTGGCGCCGGCGGGCTGGGCAGCGTTTGGACCTGGACGGCTATCGACGCCGACAGCAAGCTCTGTGTGAGCTTCCTGGTGGGACTGCGGGACCAGCAAGACGCTATTGCGTTCTGCAAGGACGTTGCGGCTCGGCTGGCGAATCGCGTCCAGTTAACCAGCGATGGCCTTAATGCCTATCTGACGGCCGTTGACTTGGCTTTCGGCGGCAACATCGACTACGCCCGTTTGGTCAAGATGTACGGCCAGACCCCGGACGGCGAGAAGCGTTACAGCCCGGCTGAGTGCATCGGATGCAGGCGCGAGGTTGCCGCAGGCCAGCCCGACCCGGAGCACATCAGCACCAGCTATGTCGAGCGGCAGAATCTGACGATGAGAATGAGCATTCGCAGATTTACGAGGCTGACCAATGCGTTCTCGAAGAAGATCGAGAACCACGCCCATGCGGTCGCCCTCCACTTTTTCCACTACAACTTCATCCGCAAGCACCAGACGCTAAAGACGACCCCCGCCGTGGCTGCGGGAATCGCCAATAAGGCTCTGACGGTGCTGGATTTGGTCAAGATGATCGAGGAAGAGGAGTCCAAGGTGGGCGGCCGGCTGACCGACTACCTGCCGGCGGCCTCAAAAGGCTCGGATTCAAAGTGA
- a CDS encoding type II toxin-antitoxin system RelE/ParE family toxin yields MKGINTPSHAMEVRHVDSDLEDAERNPEYRGALDRKRLRDFRKVMNVLRQVSNETELLRFRSLNYERLKGKRKHEHSVRTNKQWRLIFEIEKRGGPNNNVLVIKGIEDYH; encoded by the coding sequence TTGAAAGGCATCAACACCCCATCGCACGCCATGGAAGTAAGGCATGTTGACAGCGATTTAGAAGACGCCGAGCGCAACCCAGAGTACCGGGGCGCCCTCGATCGCAAGCGCCTGCGCGATTTCCGAAAAGTGATGAATGTGCTTCGGCAGGTCAGCAATGAAACGGAGTTGCTGCGTTTCCGCAGCCTCAATTACGAACGACTGAAGGGCAAGCGGAAGCACGAGCATTCAGTTCGCACCAACAAACAATGGCGCCTGATCTTTGAGATCGAGAAGCGGGGTGGGCCGAACAATAACGTTTTGGTCATCAAGGGCATCGAAGATTACCACTAA